A region from the Acinonyx jubatus isolate Ajub_Pintada_27869175 chromosome C2, VMU_Ajub_asm_v1.0, whole genome shotgun sequence genome encodes:
- the LOC106968279 gene encoding cytochrome c oxidase copper chaperone, which yields MPGLAAASPAPAESQEKKPLKPCCACPETKKARDACIIEKGEEHCGHLIEAHKECMRALGFKI from the exons ATGCCGGGTCTGGCGGCCGCAAGCCCTGCCCCGGCTGAGTCACAGGAGAAGAAGCCTCTGAAGCCCTGCTGCGCCTGTCCGGAGACCAAGAAGGCGCGCGATGCTTG caTCATTGAGAAAGGAGAAGAGCACTGTGGACACCTAATTGAGGCCCACAAGGAATGCATGAGAGCCCTAGGATTTAAGATATGA